A genomic region of Mus musculus strain C57BL/6J chromosome 7, GRCm38.p6 C57BL/6J contains the following coding sequences:
- the Zfp819 gene encoding zinc finger protein 819 isoform 2 (isoform 2 is encoded by transcript variant 2), producing MKKVKDSPMGKVDFPHQRCGQGEAEHDSHQMCVKAAFPNDVSRVITTGGSYCSIIEEPWQGGDPKTSDPQNHIPPSSSGAFFSQKTLITDGREAAGGSIPLGAHVISTQKRSLRCCPCEKTLQPHLQADRDHQSSATEQPDGIVDSCQSFTQGLPTAVCPIHSTGEEARRGDQCASVPSPQQPFMQHGTLSQDKPVEYTKYEKVFTAGSALCQQQTTNPLETHFICHICGKSFLQKSELSFHPGTDRGETHHGCPGCRKSLPSTSSLQARHGTHTKEKPYRCPDCGKSFSYASHLKIHLRIHTGERPYVCSDCGKAFSQKSVLTTHRRIHTGERPYTCNHCGKLFVYASDLKKHSRFHTGEKPYECRDCGKLFNNKSHLPVHYRIHTGEKPYRCCDCGKSFRRKSHLKVHSRTHTGEKPYECPDCGRAFSHSSVLSTHQRIHTGERPYLCSDCGKAMSSKAQLNEHRRIHTGEKPYVCSECGKAFSCRSSLQAHRRTHSREKPFVCHTCGKGFLHKSQLSSHQQTHTGENP from the coding sequence GGGAGGCAGAGCATGACTCACACCAAATGTGTGTGAAGGCTGCATTTCCAAATGATGTATCAAGAGTAATCACTACAGGTGGCTCATATTGTTCCATTATCGAGGAACCGTGGCAGGGTGGTGACCCTAAAACTTCAGATCCGCAAAACCACATCCCACCCTCGAGTTCTGGTGCTTTCTTCAGCCAGAAAACACTAATCACAGATGGACGTGAAGCAGCTGGGGGATCCATTCCTTTAGGCGCCCACGTCATTTCTACACAAAAGAGATCTCTGAGATGTTGCCCGTGTGAAAAGACGTTGCAGCCTCACCTTCAAGCAGACAGAGACCATCAAAGcagtgccacagagcagcctgACGGCATTGTTGACTCTTGTCAGTCCTTCACACAAGGCCTTCCCACTGCTGTGTGTCCAATTCACAGCACAGGAGAGGAAGCACGCAGAGGGGACCAATGTGCAAGTGTTCCCAGCCCTCAGCAACCATTTATGCAGCATGGAACTCTTTCTCAGGACAAGCCAGTTGAATATACCAAATACGAGAAGGTCTTCACTGCCGGGTCAGCTTTGTGTCAGCAGCAAACAACTAACCCTCTAGAGACACATTTTATTTGCCACATATGTGGGAAATCCTTCCTTCAGAAATCTGAGTTGAGTTTTCATCCAGGAACAGACAGAGGAGAGACACATCATGGATGTCCTGGCTGTCGGAAATCACTTCCCAGTACATCCAGCCTGCAGGCACGGCATGGAACTCACACAAAGGAGAAACCTTACAGATGCCCTGACTGTGGGAAGTCATTCAGTTATGCATCCCACCTAAAGATCCATCTTCGAATACACACAGGTGAGAGGCCTTATGTGTGTTCTGACTGTGGGAAGGCCTTTAGCCAAAAGTCAGTCCTCACCACGCATCGGAGAATCCACACTGGGGAGAGGCCTTACACATGTAACCACTGCGGGAAATTGTTTGTCTATGCATCAGATCTGAAGAAACACAGTCGGTTTCACACAGGGGAGAAGCCCTATGAGTGCAGAGATTGTGGGAAGTTATTCAATAATAAATCTCACCTGCCTGTGCACTATCGCATTCACACCGGTGAGAAACCTTACAGATGCTGCGACTGTGGGAAGTCGTTCAGGAGAAAGTCCCACCTTAAAGTGCATAGCCGAACACACACTGGTGAGAAGCCTTATGAATGCCCTGACTGCGGAAGGGCCTTCAGCcacagttcagttctcagcacacatcAGAGAATTCACACTGGGGAGAGGCCTTACCTATGCAGCGACTGTGGGAAGGCCATGTCTTCTAAAGCCCAGCTGAATGAGCACCGAAGGATCCACACGGGGGAGAAACCCTATGTGTGCAGCGAGTGTGGGAAAGCTTTCAGTTGCCGATCTTCCTTACAAGCACATCGTAGAACTCACAGTAGGGAAAAGCCGTTTGTCTGTCACACATGTGGGAAGGGCTTCCTGCACAAGTCACAGTTGTCATCTCACCAACAAACTCACACTGGTGAGAACCCTTAG